TGGATTGGTAAATGACTAAATTACTGCTCACTTTTATATTGATTGCAGGCCTGGCCCTCACGGCCGCCGCACAAAAGCCAGATACGCTAAAGCGTACCAAAGCTACAGTGACGGATAGCCTGAACCACAGGGCAGATTCGCTCCAGTCTAAACCATTTAAACCCGGGCTGCTTTCTAAGAAGGATAAGATAATTATTCCAGATACGCTGCACAGTCCGCACAAGGCGGTTATCCGCTCATTGATTATTCCGGGTTGGGGACAGGCCTATAATCATCATTATTGGAAAATTCCCCTTATTTATGGTGCCTTAGGTTCATTAGGATATTATATCTGGTATAACGAGCGAGACTACCAGGGTTTTTTGGCGGTAGCAAAATACCAGCGAGATCCTAATTATACCAACGCCAAGTATAATAACTATATCCAACAATACGCCAAGTACCCTAACGCATCTATCGTCAATCAAAAAGATTACTCACTGCGTAGTCGCGATTTATGTATCCTGGGCTTCCTGCTCTCCTGGGGCGTTAACTGTATAGATGCTTATGTGTTTGCCAAGTTCAAGCACTCATATTCTATGGATAATAACCTGAGCGATGTTCACATCAGCGGCGGTTTGTTGAATAATCCGCTCAGTCCGGTTTATGCGGCAAATTTTAATACCTTTACGCCTGCCATAAAACTCACCATTACACTAAGATGAAAATTGCATTGTTAGGCTACGGCAAAATGGGCCGTATTATTGAAAAAATCGCCATAGATCGCAAAAACGAGATCGTACTGAAAATAGACGAAAATAACGCGCACGAACTGACTACCGAAAACCTGAAAAAGGCCGATGTAGCCATTGAGTTTAGCATCCCCGATACCGTACTTGGTCATATTGACGCATGTTTTAAAGCCAATGTGCCTATTGTTGTTGGCACCACCGGTTGGTACGGGCATTTGCAGCGTATAAAAGATGATTGCGTTGACGGCGGCCACACCCTGCTTTATGCATCGAACTTTAGCGTTGGGGTAAACGTGTTTTTCCACGTTAACAAAATTTTAGCTAAGCTGATGAACAACTATCCGTACTATGATGTGCAGGTAGAAGAAATTCATCATACCCAAAAGCTCGATTCGCCAAGTGGTACAGCTATTACCATCGCCGAAGGCATTATTGATGGGTTAGCAGACAAAAAGGAATGGGTAAACGAGCTGGTTGATGCCGGCGCTTCTGCACAAGAGGTGGTAAAACCAGACCAGGTATTGATTGAATCATTACGGGTAGAAAACGTACCGGGCACACATACTGTAATTTATGACTCTGAGGTAGATACCATTGAGTTTAAGCATACCGCGCACAACCGTAACGGTTTTGCGTTAGGCGCCGTATTGGCTGCCGAGTGGGTGCAAGGCAAAAAAGGATTCTACTCGGTTAAAGATATGTTTAACTTTAGCCTGTAACCAATTAACCGCTACCCAAAGTGAACAACGTTGTAATTCTGCTCTTCGTCGTTTTATACGTCATTATACCGTTTATTGGTCTTTATAAAATGTTTGAGAAGGCTGGCGAAGCTGGCTGGAAAGGCGTTGTTCCGCTCTATAATGCCTGGGTGATGATGGAGCTGAGTGGTAAACGCAAATGGTGGTTTATACTGATGCTGGTCCCGGTGGTAAACATTCTGGCCATCATTAGCATTGTTACTGATTTTGTAAAATCATTCGGTAAGTTCAGGCTTCGTGAGCAGGCCGCCGCCATTCTGTTCCCGTTTATTGCCTTTTACAAATGGGGGACCGATAAAGACACCAAATACCTGGGTAAAGCTGCCAGTGATTCTTTCAAAGAGCGTCATAAACTAAGTCTTAAAAAATCATCGGGCCGTGAGTGGACCGAGGCTATTATTTTTGCCGTGGTTGCCGCAACGCTGATCCGTACATTCTTTATTGAGGCTTATACTATTCCTACGCCATCAATGGAACGCTCGCTGCTGGTGGGCGATTTCCTGTTTGTAAGCAAGGTAAACTACGGCGCGCGCACGCCAATGACGCCTGTTGCATTTCCGTTTGCGCATCATACCATGCCGTTAATTGGTACCAAAGCTTATTGGGATGGCCTGGAGTTACCATACTACCGTTTGCCAGGATTGAGCGAGGTGAAAAAAGGTGACGTAGTAGTATTTAACTACCCTATGGAAGCCGACTCGCCATTTAACCGACCGGTAGACAAACGCGAAAACTACATTAAACGCTGTCAGGGTACCCCGGGCGATACGCTTTCGGTTGTTAACTCGCAGGTTTTTGTAAACGGTAAGGCTGCCGAAAACCCACCCGAGAGTCAAATTCAATACACTATAGTTAATGCCAGTGCTGCCGCTTACGGCTTAAACCCAAAGTTGCTGGATGATCTGCATATCAGTATTTACGAAGGTGATACGCTGGCAACCATGACCAAAGCATCCGCCGCTACGCTGCGTACTTACCCGGATGTAAAAGCAGTTAACCCGGTTATAGCCCCTAAAGGTGTTGCTGATTACCAGACTTTTCCACAAGACCCAAAACATTACAAATGGAATGCTGATAATTATGGTCCGGTAATTATCCCAAAAAAAGGGTGGACCGTTAAATTGGATAGTTTGACCATCCCAATCTACTATCGCGCCATCAAAGTTTACGAAGGTAACAAGGTAGAACAGAAAGATAAAAACACACTCTACATAAACGGTGCTAAGGCTGATACCTATACCTTTAAAATGAACTACTACTGGATGATGGGCGATAACCGCCATGACTCGCTCGACTCGCGTTACTGGGGTTTTGTGCCAGAAGATCACATCGTAGGTAAAGCCCTCTTTGTTTGGATGAGTTGGGATGACAACGCCAGCTTTATCCACAAAATAAGATGGAGCAGGCTGTTCATGCCGATACACGCTTATTGAAGAAAATTAGGGATCGAAGATTAAAGCATAGCAAAGGCTGCAGTTAACTGCAGCCTTTTTTTGTTGCATATCCTGTAGAGCCACATAATTGTGGCTCTTGCCCTTGCAGATAAATGCTCGCGGGATGCTGTTTGTTATCTATCACGTCATTGCGAGGAACGAAGCAATCTCTGTACAGGACATTCGGTTATGCACATCCAGTAGCATATGCAGAGATTGCTTCGTTCCTCGCAATGACGTGGTAAAGGGTGGCTCATTGGATATAAAACAAAACGAGGCGGCTCATTGAGCTGCCTCGTTTATAAAATGATAATCTCTTATTCGCTAGTTACCAGTCTTTATCAATTATCCCTTAAACGCACCTAAGTGGCCAGAATAATACAGCGCAATAATAACCACGCCGATGATGATACGGTAAACACCAAATAGTTGGAAGCCTTTCTTCTCCAGGAAGGTGATAAACGAGCGGATAGCCAGTAATGCCACCACAAACGCTACGGCACTGCCAATCAGCAGCAGAGAGATTTCCTGGTGCAGGTTAGCGCCTTTAAAGCCACCGTCTTTATAGTAGTCTAAAATATCTTTAGCAGTAGCTGCCAGCATGGTAGGCACCGCCAGGAAGAATGAGAATTCGGCAGCGGCCTTACGGCTCAGCTTCATAGACATACCGCCTACAATTGATGCACCAGAACGTGATACACCCGGAATCATGGCCAAACACTGGAAGAAACCGATTTTTAATGCGGTTGGCAGGTTGATATTCTTTTCTTCTTCAACTTCTACCTTGTTAAACCATTTGTCAACAAACAACAGGATAACACCACCCACAATAAAGGTGGTAGCGGGGATTAATGGGTTACCCATCATCTCTTTGATCTTGTGGTTAAACAAAGCGCCAAAGATCAATGCCGGGATAACGGCCACCACCAGCTTTACATAAAAATCGAACGAACGGAAAAAGCGTTTGAAGTACAGGATCACCACCGAAAGGATGGCGCCCAGTTGGATCACAATTTCAAACAGCTTTACAAAATTGTCTTCGCCAATACCCATCAGGGAGCTGGCTATGATCATATGCCCGGTAGATGATACAGGCAAAAACTCGGTCAAACCCTCAATAATAGCGAGGATGATCGCTTGAAAAGTAGTCATGATTATTTGGTGGCTGGTTTTTTAAGTAACGCGTAAAAGCCTAAACCAAAGCCGGCCAGCACCAAAATAGGTGCAATGACGATTTTTGTAGTGCTGTAAATGTCGGTATTACCGCTCATCAGCACAAAGCCAAAGGCTACCACCAGTACGCTGATGCCCAGCCAGGTGTAGTTGCCTTTATCATAAAGTAGGTTAACGGGCTCCTGTACAGGGTTGGCGGCGGTAGCGCCACTGCGCTTAATAGGGGATGACGGCGTAGTTTTTAGTGCCATGTTTTATCTGTATAAACTAATGATTTTTGAACGAAGGAATTTGTTTACGGCCAGCCAGGTGCTCAGGCCAGATATCAGGATACCCAGGCCAATAACAATTAAAAACACCATGCCAAACTCGGCATAATTTTGTAGCACCACCAGTTCTGGTATGGTGGTATTGGCCAGGTATAGCGTACCCATCAGTATAATAATGGCTATCAGCGCGCCCAGCAGGCCATGCCATATACCATATAAAATAAACGGTTTGCGGATGAAAGAGCGGGTAGCCCCCACCAACTGCATAGATTTGATAATGAAACGCTGTGAGTAAATAGCCAGGCGGATGGTATTGTTAATCAGCCCCACAGAAACCACCACAAATATAGCGGCAAAGGCCAAAATAATCAGCGTAATAGCAGCCAGGTTATGGTTCATCTGATCTACCAGTGATTGCTGGTATTTGATCTCCTTAACAATAGGGTTTTTAAGCAACTGCGCTTTAAACATGGCAATATGCTCGTTATCGGCATACTCGGCCTTCAGATACACATCCAGTGATTCTGACAGTGGGTTGTAACCCAAAAACTTTACAAAATCTTCGCCCAGATCTTTCTGCAGGTTGCGGGCAGCTTCTTCTTTAGTAACAAAAGTAGATTGCTTTACAAAAGGGTGGTTTTCCAGCTGGTGCTGCAGTTGCTGCACATCGGCATCGCGTGCGCTTTCGTCAACAAAAACGTTCAGTACGATGTTTTCTTTAACGTATTTAGATAAGTTGTTGGCATGCACCAGAATAAGGCCCAGCAGGCCCACCATCAGCAATACCATCGAGATGCCAAATACAGTTGATATGTAGATGGTTTTGGTTTTTTTTGCTGATGAGCTTTCCTCAAATTCTTCCATAAAGATCCTCCTGGTTGCGAAAATAAGAAACCACGCCTAAAGGTAAAATAATAAATGCGATAATCGTTCCCACGGGGCGTGATTTGATAACAGATTTAACATTAATTAACGTGGTTGGCGTGGTGTTGTTGTTCTGTCCCTTGTCATCTCGACCCAAGGAAAGATCTTTTCGGAGCGACATGCAGGATATACGCGCCAGGATGCATAATCGAAAAGCTCCCTCACGCTGTTCGGGATGATAGTAAGGACTTTAATTAGCTTTAACTTTTTACCCTATCAGCGGCAGCGTAAAATAAAAGGTTGATCCCTGGCCCAGCGTGCTCTCGGCCCAGATTTTGCCGCCATGTTGTTTGATGATTTCTGAACAGAGATACAGCCCGATGCCAAAGCCAGAAATGTGCTTGGTGCGACTGGATTCTACGCGATAGTAACGGTCAAACAAACGTTTAATGTCAATGGCATCAATGCCCATGCCTTCATCGCGCACGCTGATTTGTACATACTTGCCTTCGATGCCACATTTTACACGGATGGTGGTACCCGGAGGCGAGTATTTTACCGCATTACTAAGTAGGTTTGATATCACTGAGCCAACCTTATCGCGATCTGCCCTGATGCCGAGGTAACCGCACAAGTCAAGCTCAATTTCATGATTGGTTGCTGTGAGCGAGATCTCGTCGGCAATGTCTCTCATCAATGCTTCCAGGTCAAAGTTCTCTTTATCGATAATGAGTTTGCCCGATTCCAGTCGCGAGATGTTCAGAAAGCCGTTAATCATGGCCGTCATGCGTTTTACCTGGTTGTTAGCGCGTTCCATGGCCCCTTTTAAAAATGCGTCCTCACTGTCTTTTAGCTTCAAGCCGGCCACCTGTATAATGGCGCTTAACGAGGTTAATGGCGTCTTCAACTCATGGCTGGCCATGCCAATGAATCCGCTCTTGCGCATATCTTCTAGCTTTTCATCAGTTATGTCTATCACCAAACCAGAGAAGTGGGCGCCCCATTTGCCTTCTCCTGGATAGCGTTTGCCAATGGCGCGTACCCAGCGCTCACGATCATCGGGCATTTTAACCGGGTGCTCATTCAGGTAGGGGCTACCGTCTGCAATAGTTTGTTCTACCTGCTCCTTTAATGTTTGTTGGTAGGGAGCAGGCACACGGGCAAGCAAATCATCGTAACCGGCCTCTTCTTCCGCACGAAAGCCATAAAGGCTCTTCATGCCTTCAGAAAAAACAAAGCTGCGGGTAGCTATATCCATGTGCCAGGTAGCGGCGCCGGCTGCGTCCACAGAAAAGCGCAGCATTTCTTCTGTACGGGCCAGGGCCAGGCGGGCATTTACCTGTTCGGTTACATCGGTTCCAATAGTAATAAAACCGTTAATAACACCATCGGCATCATAAAGCGGTTCATAAGAGAAATTGAGATAAAGCGTTTCCAGATGATCGCCACGCCGCAAATCAACCGGGCGCTCTGTAAAATAAAACTTTTCTCCGCCGTGATACACGGCATTTAGTAGCTCATCAATGCCCTGGGCTTTCAGCTCTGGCATGGCTTCCAAAATGGGTAAGTGTAACACTTCATCCTCGCTACGCCCCCACAACGTAAGGGCGTGACGATTGGCAATCTCAGTAATATATTGCGGCCCGCGGAGATGGCAATGGCCACCGGGGCTTGTTGTATCACCAGTCGCAAGTTCAATTCACTCTCACGTAAGGCCCGGGTACGGGCAACTTCGGCTCGGCGCACTTCTTCAAGGGCATGGCGGTTTTGTACACTTTCGGTCACATCGGTTGTAGTGTGCAGTATGGCATAGGTTTCGCCGAGCTCATTAAGCAGGGCGCGGTAAGCAAAATCAAAGTAGAAGGTTGTTAATTTACCATCAATCTTCAGCTCGGCAGAAGTATCCCGGGCTTCGTAGGTTTTACCGGTGCGCCAAACATCCTGTAGCAGACCAATAAAGGGCTGCCCTGCCAGTTCGGGCACGGCCTCCAGCAAGGGTTTGCCAATAATAGAACGGTCTTTCCCCCAATAGCTAATCATGGCATCGTTAGCCATCTGCACTACAATATCCGCACCGGTGTAAATAGCCGTGGCGTCTTTAGAGAGATTGAGAATAGCAAGCAGCGCATCACTGTTGAGGCGGATGGATCCGGACATGTTATTAGAAAGTAAGAAGGAGTGAAGATACAATAATGGCTAAACAGATTTACGGCGGTTAAGTTTATGGGGAGCGGAAATTTATGGGAAAGGTTATAAAATGAAAAAAGTTGCAGCGGATTGGAGCTGCAACTTTTTATATAGATCGTTGTCATTTCGACCTCACGCTATCGCGCAATCCAACGCCTGTTCGGAAATGACAAGATTGTAGACGCTTTTTACTTCGCCTGATACACCACGCTACCACCAACAATGGTAGTATTTACTTTAATGTTACGGATCTGGTCCGGATCAATTTTGGTTGGGTCTGCATCCAGTACCACCATATCTGCAAGGTAGCCGGGTAGCAAACTGCCTTTTTTCTTTTCTTCAAAAGTGGTGTAAGCGCCGCCGTAGGTATAGGCCTTAATGGCATCCTCGGCATCAATACATTGGTTGGCACCAACTACCACGCCCTCTTTGGTTTTGCGGGTAACGGCGCTGCCCAGGCGCGGCATGGCCTGGTAGGGCGAAATTGGCGCATCTGAGTGCAGCGCGTAAACAATGCCCATATCCTGCGCGGTTTTAGTTGGGTGCAGCATTTTTAATCTATCGGGACCGTAAACCAGCATTTTCTCGCCCAGCTCATACATATAACAATGGAACACCGGGATAATACCGTCTTTCTTAATGTTGTCCATTATCTTCTGTGTTGTCAGGCTGCAATGTTCAATACGATGACGCGGGTCTGGACGCGGGTTTGCCTTTTGCGCTTTTTCAATAGCCGAAATAACCATATCAATCTCGCGGTCGCCATTGGAGTGGCAGGCAATCTGCCAGCCAAAATTGTGGATTTTGGCAAACAAGCTATCCAGTGCGGCCTGACTGCGGGCTGGCGGAATGCCATAATAATCGCGCTTACCGGTAACCGGGTTAATCATGTCATAAGGCTCGTTCAGCCAACAGGTTTTGCCGCTTAGCGAGTTGCCGTGGATTACTTTTACCGATGCAATGCGCAGGTAGTCAGTCTCTGTACGAGGGATCTTGCCACTCAGCACCTGGTCCAAATATTCCCACCAAATGATGGCGTTTACACGAATAGGGAAATGCTCTGCCACCAGTTTGCGGTAAATCTCCACCCTGTCTGGCGAAGTATGTGCATCGCCAATACTGGTAACGCCGCTGGCCAGTACTTTGTTAAAATACAGGCGATAGCCGTTCATCTCCTCCTCGGGTGTTGGCTGCGGCGGGGTAGTGATCTTAGCGCGATGCAGGTAACCTGCGGCAGATTCTTTACAAATGCCATCGGGTTTGTTAGTGCCCTGGTAGCGTTCAAACAGACCGCCAGCCGGATCTTTAGTAGTATCAGTAATGCCCGCCCGATCCATCAGGTAAGAGTTGGCGGCAGAAAGATGCCCGCTTACGTGACTGATCAGCACCGGGTGATCTGTAGTGGCTTTATCCAGGCTATCGCGAATAGGCTGGCCGCCTAGTGCAGTCTCGTTATATCCCACGCCACGGATAAGCATGCCTTTAGGAGTAATGGCCGCTTTGCGTTTAATCAGAGCGATCAGGTTTTTCATGGAGCTTACTGTATCCAGTTCTAACGATGCATAAGGTGCCTCGAAGGGGTAAAGTGCAGCAGGGTGCTGGTGCACATCATTAAAACCAGGTACCACCGTTTTGCCGTTAAGCTTGATGATTTTAGTTTGCTTGCCAGCATACTTCATCACTTCGGCATCGGTGCCGGTAGCCAGTATTTTACCGTCGGCCATGGCAATGGCCTGGGCGCGGCTGCCTTTTTGTTTCAAGGTGATGATGTTGCCGCCGGTTAAGATCAGGTTAGCCTGTTGGGCATGTAACTGTAGCTG
This region of Mucilaginibacter yixingensis genomic DNA includes:
- a CDS encoding DUF5683 domain-containing protein; the protein is MTKLLLTFILIAGLALTAAAQKPDTLKRTKATVTDSLNHRADSLQSKPFKPGLLSKKDKIIIPDTLHSPHKAVIRSLIIPGWGQAYNHHYWKIPLIYGALGSLGYYIWYNERDYQGFLAVAKYQRDPNYTNAKYNNYIQQYAKYPNASIVNQKDYSLRSRDLCILGFLLSWGVNCIDAYVFAKFKHSYSMDNNLSDVHISGGLLNNPLSPVYAANFNTFTPAIKLTITLR
- the dapB gene encoding 4-hydroxy-tetrahydrodipicolinate reductase; translated protein: MKIALLGYGKMGRIIEKIAIDRKNEIVLKIDENNAHELTTENLKKADVAIEFSIPDTVLGHIDACFKANVPIVVGTTGWYGHLQRIKDDCVDGGHTLLYASNFSVGVNVFFHVNKILAKLMNNYPYYDVQVEEIHHTQKLDSPSGTAITIAEGIIDGLADKKEWVNELVDAGASAQEVVKPDQVLIESLRVENVPGTHTVIYDSEVDTIEFKHTAHNRNGFALGAVLAAEWVQGKKGFYSVKDMFNFSL
- the lepB gene encoding signal peptidase I, whose product is MNNVVILLFVVLYVIIPFIGLYKMFEKAGEAGWKGVVPLYNAWVMMELSGKRKWWFILMLVPVVNILAIISIVTDFVKSFGKFRLREQAAAILFPFIAFYKWGTDKDTKYLGKAASDSFKERHKLSLKKSSGREWTEAIIFAVVAATLIRTFFIEAYTIPTPSMERSLLVGDFLFVSKVNYGARTPMTPVAFPFAHHTMPLIGTKAYWDGLELPYYRLPGLSEVKKGDVVVFNYPMEADSPFNRPVDKRENYIKRCQGTPGDTLSVVNSQVFVNGKAAENPPESQIQYTIVNASAAAYGLNPKLLDDLHISIYEGDTLATMTKASAATLRTYPDVKAVNPVIAPKGVADYQTFPQDPKHYKWNADNYGPVIIPKKGWTVKLDSLTIPIYYRAIKVYEGNKVEQKDKNTLYINGAKADTYTFKMNYYWMMGDNRHDSLDSRYWGFVPEDHIVGKALFVWMSWDDNASFIHKIRWSRLFMPIHAY
- a CDS encoding undecaprenyl-diphosphate phosphatase, whose protein sequence is MTTFQAIILAIIEGLTEFLPVSSTGHMIIASSLMGIGEDNFVKLFEIVIQLGAILSVVILYFKRFFRSFDFYVKLVVAVIPALIFGALFNHKIKEMMGNPLIPATTFIVGGVILLFVDKWFNKVEVEEEKNINLPTALKIGFFQCLAMIPGVSRSGASIVGGMSMKLSRKAAAEFSFFLAVPTMLAATAKDILDYYKDGGFKGANLHQEISLLLIGSAVAFVVALLAIRSFITFLEKKGFQLFGVYRIIIGVVIIALYYSGHLGAFKG
- a CDS encoding DUF3098 domain-containing protein, with product MALKTTPSSPIKRSGATAANPVQEPVNLLYDKGNYTWLGISVLVVAFGFVLMSGNTDIYSTTKIVIAPILVLAGFGLGFYALLKKPATK
- a CDS encoding ABC transporter permease encodes the protein MEEFEESSSAKKTKTIYISTVFGISMVLLMVGLLGLILVHANNLSKYVKENIVLNVFVDESARDADVQQLQHQLENHPFVKQSTFVTKEEAARNLQKDLGEDFVKFLGYNPLSESLDVYLKAEYADNEHIAMFKAQLLKNPIVKEIKYQQSLVDQMNHNLAAITLIILAFAAIFVVVSVGLINNTIRLAIYSQRFIIKSMQLVGATRSFIRKPFILYGIWHGLLGALIAIIILMGTLYLANTTIPELVVLQNYAEFGMVFLIVIGLGILISGLSTWLAVNKFLRSKIISLYR
- a CDS encoding ATP-binding protein, with the protein product MWGRSEDEVLHLPILEAMPELKAQGIDELLNAVYHGGEKFYFTERPVDLRRGDHLETLYLNFSYEPLYDADGVINGFITIGTDVTEQVNARLALARTEEMLRFSVDAAGAATWHMDIATRSFVFSEGMKSLYGFRAEEEAGYDDLLARVPAPYQQTLKEQVEQTIADGSPYLNEHPVKMPDDRERWVRAIGKRYPGEGKWGAHFSGLVIDITDEKLEDMRKSGFIGMASHELKTPLTSLSAIIQVAGLKLKDSEDAFLKGAMERANNQVKRMTAMINGFLNISRLESGKLIIDKENFDLEALMRDIADEISLTATNHEIELDLCGYLGIRADRDKVGSVISNLLSNAVKYSPPGTTIRVKCGIEGKYVQISVRDEGMGIDAIDIKRLFDRYYRVESSRTKHISGFGIGLYLCSEIIKQHGGKIWAESTLGQGSTFYFTLPLIG
- a CDS encoding PAS domain-containing protein encodes the protein MSGSIRLNSDALLAILNLSKDATAIYTGADIVVQMANDAMISYWGKDRSIIGKPLLEAVPELAGQPFIGLLQDVWRTGKTYEARDTSAELKIDGKLTTFYFDFAYRALLNELGETYAILHTTTDVTESVQNRHALEEVRRAEVARTRALRESELNLRLVIQQAPVAIAISAGRNILLRLPIVTPLRCGGVARMKCYTYPFWKPCQS
- a CDS encoding amidohydrolase; translated protein: MKKLFTLIIALLTLQLQLHAQQANLILTGGNIITLKQKGSRAQAIAMADGKILATGTDAEVMKYAGKQTKIIKLNGKTVVPGFNDVHQHPAALYPFEAPYASLELDTVSSMKNLIALIKRKAAITPKGMLIRGVGYNETALGGQPIRDSLDKATTDHPVLISHVSGHLSAANSYLMDRAGITDTTKDPAGGLFERYQGTNKPDGICKESAAGYLHRAKITTPPQPTPEEEMNGYRLYFNKVLASGVTSIGDAHTSPDRVEIYRKLVAEHFPIRVNAIIWWEYLDQVLSGKIPRTETDYLRIASVKVIHGNSLSGKTCWLNEPYDMINPVTGKRDYYGIPPARSQAALDSLFAKIHNFGWQIACHSNGDREIDMVISAIEKAQKANPRPDPRHRIEHCSLTTQKIMDNIKKDGIIPVFHCYMYELGEKMLVYGPDRLKMLHPTKTAQDMGIVYALHSDAPISPYQAMPRLGSAVTRKTKEGVVVGANQCIDAEDAIKAYTYGGAYTTFEEKKKGSLLPGYLADMVVLDADPTKIDPDQIRNIKVNTTIVGGSVVYQAK